The following proteins are encoded in a genomic region of Agromyces sp. CF514:
- a CDS encoding SDR family oxidoreductase, translated as MTGATGYIGGRLVPRLLAAGHEVRVLVRRPERLRDVPWAASAEVVAGDLADADAVDAAMADVQAVYYLVHSMGGRGDFERTELDIARTVAGAAYRNGVGRIVYLGGLHPEGEKLSRHLRSRAEVGEILLASGVPTIVLQAGVVIGSGSTSFEMIRHLTEVLPYMPAPRWVRSFIQPIAVRDVLHYLIAAADVPPEVNRAFDIGGPDVFRYGQLMNGYAVEAGLPQRPIAALPVLTPWLAGQWVNLVTPIPRRLAVPIIESLQYDCVMHDHDIDEVIPPPAAGLLPYRTAVRLALEREREGEVETSWRNAEVAGAPSDPLPSDPDWAGHTVFVDERERMSRATPAALWRVIEGVGGENGWYSFPLAWALRGWIDKLTGGVGLRRGRLDPDTLHVGDAVDFWRVEAIERGSFLRLRAEMRVPGRAWLELSASGGSGGSGGSGASAGSRYRQRAVFFPRGLAGRLYWWSILPFHGVIFSGMANRITAEAEADERV; from the coding sequence GTGACGGGCGCGACCGGCTACATCGGCGGGCGCCTCGTTCCGCGCCTGCTCGCCGCCGGCCACGAGGTGCGCGTGCTCGTGCGCCGACCCGAGCGCCTGCGCGACGTGCCGTGGGCGGCGTCGGCCGAGGTCGTCGCGGGCGACCTCGCCGATGCCGATGCCGTCGACGCCGCGATGGCCGACGTGCAGGCGGTGTACTACCTCGTGCACTCCATGGGCGGTCGCGGCGACTTCGAGCGCACCGAGCTCGACATCGCCCGCACGGTCGCCGGCGCCGCATACCGGAACGGCGTCGGGCGCATCGTCTACCTCGGCGGCCTGCATCCCGAGGGCGAGAAGCTCTCGCGTCACCTGCGCTCGCGTGCCGAGGTCGGCGAGATCCTGCTCGCGTCGGGCGTGCCGACGATCGTGCTGCAGGCGGGCGTGGTCATCGGGTCGGGGTCGACCTCGTTCGAGATGATCAGGCATCTCACCGAGGTGCTGCCCTACATGCCGGCGCCGCGGTGGGTGCGCAGCTTCATCCAGCCGATCGCCGTCCGCGACGTGCTGCACTACCTGATCGCGGCCGCCGACGTGCCGCCAGAGGTGAACCGCGCGTTCGACATCGGCGGCCCCGACGTCTTCAGGTACGGCCAGCTGATGAACGGCTACGCGGTCGAGGCGGGGCTGCCGCAGCGGCCGATCGCCGCGCTGCCGGTGCTCACGCCGTGGCTCGCCGGCCAGTGGGTCAACCTCGTGACGCCGATCCCGCGGCGGCTCGCGGTGCCGATCATCGAGTCTCTGCAGTACGACTGCGTGATGCACGACCACGACATCGACGAGGTCATCCCGCCACCGGCCGCGGGGCTGCTGCCGTATCGCACGGCGGTGCGGCTGGCGCTCGAGCGGGAGCGGGAGGGCGAGGTCGAGACGAGCTGGCGCAACGCCGAGGTCGCCGGGGCTCCGAGCGACCCGCTGCCGAGCGATCCGGACTGGGCCGGGCACACGGTGTTCGTCGACGAGCGCGAGCGGATGTCGCGGGCGACGCCTGCTGCCCTGTGGCGCGTCATCGAGGGCGTCGGCGGCGAGAACGGCTGGTACTCGTTCCCGCTCGCGTGGGCGCTGCGCGGGTGGATCGACAAGCTCACGGGAGGCGTGGGCCTGCGCCGAGGGCGTCTCGACCCCGACACGCTCCACGTGGGCGACGCGGTCGACTTCTGGCGGGTCGAGGCCATCGAGCGCGGGTCGTTCCTGCGGCTGCGCGCCGAGATGCGGGTTCCGGGGCGGGCGTGGCTCGAGCTGTCGGCATCCGGCGGGTCCGGCGGGTCCGGCGGGTCCGGCGCGTCCGCCGGCTCGCGCTACCGCCAGCGGGCCGTGTTCTTCCCGAGGGGACTTGCGGGCAGGCTCTACTGGTGGTCGATCCTGCCGTTCCACGGCGTGATCTTCTCGGGCATGGCGAATCGAATCACGGCCGAGGCCGAGGCCGACGAACGCGTCTGA
- a CDS encoding ROK family protein, protein MPTSLALAVDFGGTKVEAALVDDAGVVLPASRHRRPTGPTATSDELEQAVREVVLGARDALPDGAVLVGVGVGSAGPIGVAEGTVSPLNVPVWRDYPLATLVRALVPDAPVVLRMDGVCIALAEHWIGAGRGAHNLLGMIVSTGVGGGLVLGDRAVPSPTGNGGHIGHIEVGGFEDPCPCGGRGCLEAVASGPRTVAWARAQGFTGSTGEDLAAAHASGDPIALAAVERAGTAIGRAAASASSLLDLDVVAIGGGFSRVSPALFERARAALAERVTFGFVTRTRIVPSALSDEGPLVGAAALIHRPHLVV, encoded by the coding sequence ATGCCCACGTCTCTCGCACTCGCCGTCGACTTCGGCGGCACCAAGGTCGAAGCCGCCCTCGTCGACGACGCAGGCGTCGTGCTTCCCGCATCGCGGCACCGTCGGCCCACCGGGCCGACCGCGACGAGCGACGAACTCGAGCAGGCCGTTCGCGAGGTCGTGCTGGGCGCCCGCGACGCACTGCCCGATGGCGCAGTGCTCGTGGGCGTCGGCGTCGGGTCCGCCGGCCCCATCGGCGTCGCCGAGGGCACGGTCTCCCCGCTCAACGTGCCCGTGTGGCGCGACTACCCGCTCGCGACGCTGGTCCGCGCGCTCGTGCCCGACGCGCCCGTCGTGCTGCGCATGGACGGCGTCTGCATCGCGCTCGCCGAGCACTGGATCGGCGCCGGCCGCGGCGCGCACAACCTGCTCGGCATGATCGTCTCGACGGGCGTCGGCGGCGGGCTCGTGCTCGGCGACCGCGCCGTGCCGAGCCCGACGGGCAACGGCGGCCACATCGGCCACATCGAGGTCGGCGGCTTCGAGGATCCCTGCCCCTGCGGCGGACGCGGATGCCTCGAGGCCGTCGCCTCCGGCCCGCGCACCGTCGCGTGGGCTCGCGCGCAGGGCTTCACCGGTTCGACCGGCGAGGACCTCGCCGCCGCGCACGCCTCTGGCGACCCGATCGCCCTCGCCGCGGTCGAACGCGCCGGAACCGCGATCGGCCGCGCCGCGGCATCCGCCTCGAGCCTGCTCGACCTCGACGTCGTCGCGATCGGCGGCGGCTTCAGCCGGGTCTCCCCCGCGCTCTTCGAGCGCGCGCGCGCCGCACTCGCCGAGCGCGTCACGTTCGGATTCGTGACGCGGACCCGCATCGTGCCGTCGGCGCTCTCCGACGAGGGGCCGCTCGTGGGCGCCGCAGCACTGATCCACCGGCCGCACCTGGTCGTCTGA
- the deoC gene encoding deoxyribose-phosphate aldolase: MTGTSLITARERALAVLGGEPDDATLRRYLHGIPGVDAVGLEQRAAGLGTRSIKTTSKAWALDRIIRLIDLTTLEGADTPGKVRSLVAKAINPDPADATTPRVAAVCVYGDMVPYAVDALGGAHGDPDDGLISVAAVATAFPSGRSSLEIKLADTAEAVAAGADEIDMVIDRGAFLAGRYGMVFDQIAAVKEACRRPDGSSASLKVILETGELVTYDNVRRASWLSILAGGDFIKTSTGKVPSAATLPVTLLMLEVVRDWHLATGQRIGVKPAGGIRTSKDAIKYLVTVAETVGEDWLQPHLFRFGASSLLNDVLLQRQKLTTSHYSGPDYVTID; this comes from the coding sequence ATGACAGGCACATCCCTCATCACCGCCAGGGAGCGCGCGCTCGCCGTGCTCGGCGGCGAACCCGACGACGCGACGCTCCGCAGGTACCTGCACGGCATCCCGGGCGTCGACGCGGTCGGCCTCGAGCAGCGCGCTGCCGGGCTCGGCACGCGCAGCATCAAGACGACCTCGAAGGCGTGGGCGCTCGACCGCATCATCCGGCTCATCGACCTCACCACGCTCGAGGGCGCCGACACGCCCGGCAAGGTGCGCTCGCTCGTCGCGAAGGCGATCAACCCCGACCCCGCGGATGCCACGACGCCCCGTGTCGCCGCGGTCTGCGTCTACGGCGACATGGTGCCGTACGCGGTCGACGCGCTGGGCGGCGCGCACGGCGACCCCGACGACGGACTCATCTCGGTCGCGGCCGTCGCCACCGCCTTCCCGAGCGGCCGCTCGTCGCTCGAGATCAAGCTCGCCGACACGGCCGAGGCGGTCGCCGCCGGCGCCGACGAGATCGACATGGTCATCGACCGCGGGGCGTTCCTCGCGGGCCGCTACGGCATGGTGTTCGACCAGATCGCGGCCGTGAAGGAGGCCTGCCGACGCCCCGACGGCTCGAGCGCCAGCCTCAAGGTGATCCTCGAGACGGGCGAGCTCGTGACCTACGACAATGTTCGGCGCGCATCGTGGCTCTCGATCCTCGCGGGCGGCGACTTCATCAAGACGTCGACCGGCAAGGTGCCCTCCGCGGCGACCCTGCCCGTCACCCTCCTGATGCTCGAGGTCGTGCGCGACTGGCACCTCGCGACCGGTCAGCGCATCGGCGTGAAGCCCGCGGGCGGCATCCGCACCTCGAAGGACGCGATCAAGTACCTCGTGACCGTCGCCGAGACGGTGGGCGAAGACTGGCTGCAGCCCCACCTGTTCCGCTTCGGCGCGTCGAGCCTGCTGAACGACGTCCTGCTCCAGCGCCAGAAGCTGACCACCTCGCACTACTCCGGCCCCGACTACGTCACGATCGACTGA
- a CDS encoding aldehyde dehydrogenase family protein, with translation MSRLAVPKTYKLYIGGAFPRSESGRTYEILAADGSFLANAAKASRKDARDAVVAARAGVGGWAGATAYNRGQVLYRIAEVLEGRRAQFVAEIEEAEGATRAAASAQVDEAIDRWVWYAGWADKFAQVAGNANPVAGPYFNISVPEPTGVVAIVAPQDSSLLGFVSAIAPALVAGNAVVVVASERYPLSAISLSEVLATSDVPKGVVNVLTGSPAEIAPWLASHADVNALDLVGAGALDWVDLEIAAADTLKRVLRPEQGPDAAAPALGRITAFTETKTVWHPKSMK, from the coding sequence ATGAGCCGCCTCGCCGTGCCGAAGACGTACAAGCTCTACATCGGCGGCGCGTTCCCGCGCAGCGAGTCGGGCCGCACCTACGAGATCCTCGCGGCCGACGGCTCGTTCCTGGCGAACGCCGCGAAGGCCTCGCGCAAGGACGCACGCGATGCGGTCGTGGCGGCGCGGGCCGGCGTCGGCGGGTGGGCCGGTGCGACCGCGTACAACCGCGGCCAGGTGCTCTACCGCATCGCCGAGGTGCTCGAGGGGCGCAGGGCGCAGTTCGTCGCCGAGATCGAGGAGGCCGAGGGCGCGACCCGTGCCGCGGCATCCGCCCAGGTCGACGAGGCCATCGACCGCTGGGTCTGGTACGCGGGCTGGGCCGACAAGTTCGCGCAGGTCGCGGGCAACGCGAACCCGGTCGCGGGGCCGTACTTCAACATCTCGGTGCCCGAGCCCACCGGCGTCGTCGCGATCGTCGCGCCGCAGGACTCGTCGCTGCTCGGCTTCGTCTCGGCGATCGCGCCGGCACTCGTCGCCGGCAACGCGGTCGTCGTCGTGGCGAGCGAGCGGTACCCGCTCTCGGCGATCAGCCTCTCCGAGGTGCTCGCCACGAGCGACGTGCCGAAGGGCGTCGTCAACGTGCTCACGGGTTCGCCGGCCGAGATCGCGCCGTGGCTCGCGAGCCACGCCGACGTGAACGCGCTCGACCTCGTCGGTGCGGGCGCGCTCGACTGGGTCGACCTCGAGATCGCCGCGGCCGACACGCTCAAGCGCGTGCTGCGGCCCGAGCAGGGTCCGGATGCCGCGGCGCCGGCACTCGGCCGCATCACCGCCTTCACCGAGACGAAGACGGTCTGGCACCCGAAGAGCATGAAGTAG
- a CDS encoding glycerophosphodiester phosphodiesterase family protein — protein sequence MTRTVRAIAPTIAPRSTAPSAPPEARPEPRPEARRNARAATATPLLHRLAHPPRRWVRLLLGAAGVATVSTLLIVTGIPTSATARDVFGALRGPGEPAFIVGHRGDRASAPENTMTSLELAMDRLAYVETDVQLSRDEVPMLFHDTDLERITGDHRSVGDLDAAALRKLDVGAWYGDEFAGERMPTLDEFFTALAERPDARALVELKADWTSDEVRTVVDRIERHGLRGRVVLQSFSLETLFALQRVSPSTPRIMLIRELPADPVPLAQRLGLVGFGTTAASVVEQPQALEALHAAEVAVLCYTLNSHEKWEEVGALGVDGIITDEPSELDEWLAVTAPGT from the coding sequence GTGACTCGCACCGTCCGTGCGATCGCCCCGACGATCGCGCCGCGTTCGACTGCCCCGAGCGCACCACCAGAAGCCCGGCCCGAACCTCGACCCGAAGCCCGTCGCAACGCCCGTGCGGCGACGGCGACGCCCCTGCTGCACCGACTCGCGCACCCGCCCAGGCGCTGGGTGCGCCTGCTGCTCGGAGCCGCCGGCGTGGCGACCGTGTCGACGCTGCTCATCGTCACGGGCATCCCGACGAGCGCCACGGCTCGTGACGTGTTCGGCGCGCTGCGCGGCCCGGGGGAGCCCGCGTTCATCGTCGGGCACCGCGGCGATCGCGCGAGCGCCCCCGAGAACACCATGACGTCGCTCGAGCTCGCCATGGACCGCCTCGCCTACGTCGAGACCGACGTGCAGCTCAGCCGCGACGAGGTGCCCATGCTCTTCCACGACACCGACCTCGAGCGCATCACGGGCGATCACCGCTCGGTCGGCGACCTCGACGCCGCGGCCCTCCGCAAGCTCGACGTCGGCGCCTGGTACGGCGACGAGTTCGCCGGAGAGCGGATGCCGACGCTCGACGAGTTCTTCACAGCCCTCGCCGAGCGGCCCGACGCCAGGGCCCTCGTCGAGCTGAAGGCCGACTGGACGTCCGACGAGGTGCGCACGGTCGTGGACCGCATCGAACGCCACGGACTGCGCGGGCGCGTGGTGCTCCAGAGCTTCAGCCTCGAGACCCTGTTCGCGCTGCAGCGGGTCTCGCCCTCGACGCCGCGCATCATGCTGATCCGCGAACTGCCCGCCGACCCCGTGCCGCTCGCGCAACGCCTCGGCCTCGTCGGATTCGGCACGACCGCGGCATCCGTCGTCGAGCAGCCGCAGGCGCTCGAGGCGCTGCACGCCGCCGAGGTGGCCGTGCTCTGCTACACGCTGAACTCCCACGAGAAGTGGGAGGAGGTGGGTGCGCTCGGCGTCGACGGCA
- a CDS encoding aldehyde dehydrogenase family protein: MSFLEYAPAPESTAILNLRDQYGLFIDGEFVDGRGEPFQTISPATEARIATISNANEADVDLAVAAARRAYDRTWSRMSGRDRGKYLFRIARLVQERARELAVAESLDNGKPIKESRDVDVPLVAAWFFYYAGWADKLDHAGLGANPRSLGVAAQVIPWNFPLLMLAWKIAPALAAGNTVVLKPAETTPLTALIFAEILQQADLPPGVVNIITGAGDTGATLVAHEGVDKVAFTGSTAVGRAIAKQIAGTDKKATLELGGKAANIVFDDAPIDQAIEGIVNGIFFNQGHVCCAGSRLLVQENIHDEVVDRLKNRLSTLRLGDPLDKNTDIGAINSREQLERIRELSEIGEAEGAERWSAPCEIPENGFWFAPTIFTGVQTSSRIARDEIFGPVLSVLTFRTPAEAIAKANNTPYGLSAGIWTDKGSRILAVADQLRAGVVWANTFNRFDPASPFGGYKESGYGREGGRHGLAAYLAPTPIGAQAAVTRGSSRAAVDAAGAGAAPEAKPRRTRAARTAKTTAKGTKR; encoded by the coding sequence ATGAGCTTCCTCGAATACGCACCCGCCCCCGAATCGACGGCGATCCTGAACCTGCGCGACCAGTACGGCCTCTTCATCGACGGCGAGTTCGTCGACGGCCGCGGCGAGCCGTTCCAGACCATCTCGCCCGCGACCGAGGCCCGCATCGCGACGATCTCGAACGCGAACGAGGCCGACGTCGACCTCGCTGTCGCCGCCGCGCGCCGTGCCTACGACCGCACCTGGTCGCGCATGAGCGGCCGCGACCGCGGCAAGTACCTGTTCCGCATCGCGCGGCTCGTGCAGGAGCGGGCCCGCGAGCTCGCCGTGGCCGAGTCGCTCGACAACGGCAAGCCGATCAAGGAGTCGCGCGACGTCGACGTGCCCCTCGTCGCGGCCTGGTTCTTCTACTACGCCGGTTGGGCCGACAAGCTCGACCACGCGGGCCTCGGCGCGAACCCGCGCTCGCTCGGCGTCGCCGCGCAGGTGATCCCCTGGAACTTCCCGCTGCTCATGCTCGCCTGGAAGATCGCGCCCGCGCTCGCGGCCGGCAACACGGTCGTGCTGAAGCCGGCCGAGACCACCCCGCTCACGGCGCTCATCTTCGCCGAGATCCTCCAGCAGGCCGACCTGCCCCCCGGCGTGGTGAACATCATCACGGGCGCTGGCGACACCGGTGCGACGCTCGTCGCGCACGAGGGCGTCGACAAGGTCGCGTTCACCGGGTCGACGGCCGTCGGTCGTGCGATCGCGAAGCAGATCGCGGGCACCGACAAGAAGGCCACGCTCGAACTCGGCGGCAAGGCCGCGAACATCGTCTTCGACGACGCGCCCATCGACCAGGCGATCGAGGGCATCGTCAACGGCATCTTCTTCAATCAGGGCCACGTCTGCTGCGCGGGTTCGCGCCTGCTCGTGCAGGAGAACATCCACGACGAGGTCGTCGACCGGCTGAAGAACCGCCTGTCGACCCTGCGTCTCGGCGACCCGCTCGACAAGAACACCGACATCGGCGCGATCAACTCGCGCGAGCAGCTCGAGCGCATCCGCGAGCTCTCCGAGATCGGCGAGGCCGAGGGCGCCGAGCGCTGGAGCGCGCCGTGCGAGATCCCCGAGAACGGCTTCTGGTTCGCACCCACGATCTTCACGGGCGTGCAGACCTCGAGCCGCATCGCGCGCGACGAGATCTTCGGCCCGGTGCTCTCGGTGCTCACGTTCCGCACGCCCGCCGAGGCGATCGCGAAGGCGAACAACACGCCCTACGGCCTCTCGGCCGGCATCTGGACCGACAAGGGCAGCCGCATCCTCGCGGTCGCCGACCAGCTGCGCGCCGGCGTCGTCTGGGCGAACACCTTCAACCGGTTCGACCCCGCGTCGCCGTTCGGCGGCTACAAGGAGTCCGGCTACGGCCGCGAGGGCGGACGCCACGGGCTCGCCGCGTACCTCGCGCCGACCCCAATCGGCGCGCAGGCCGCCGTCACCCGCGGTTCGTCCCGCGCCGCCGTCGATGCGGCCGGCGCCGGTGCCGCACCCGAGGCGAAGCCGCGCCGCACCCGCGCCGCACGAACTGCCAAGACCACCGCGAAGGGAACGAAGCGATGA
- a CDS encoding CynX/NimT family MFS transporter, with the protein MTGAIPAIPTGEPARPLWAGRTLALLGILLVASSLRTGVASLSPIIAEIDADIPLPPALVGLLGMLPPLCFAVFGILTPMIAKRLGLERTVVVALAVLAAGLLGRGLAPEAVTLVGASVLVFAAVGVGNVLLPPLVKRYFSDRVGLVTTLYVSIISVSTFVPPLLAVPVADAAGWRVSLGEWALVAVVALVPWIALLVHPRAGAPAAMPEEAAGGQVRRALRSPIAWALATIFAVSSVNAYVMFAWLPRIVVDVAGVTSAQAGALLSLFAAMGLPAALLVPVVAARYDRVRTLVVISVLAFLLGYGGLLLAPESAIWLWVALIGTGPLLFPLALVLINLRTRTHDGSIALSGVVQSVGYLIAAVAPIGIGLVHEATGGWTLPLVLLAATAVPAAIAGFLAARPGYLEDDHRARRV; encoded by the coding sequence GTGACCGGGGCCATCCCGGCGATCCCGACGGGTGAGCCGGCGAGGCCGTTGTGGGCGGGGCGCACGCTGGCGCTCCTCGGTATCCTGCTCGTCGCGTCGAGCCTGCGCACGGGTGTCGCCTCGCTCTCGCCGATCATCGCCGAGATCGACGCCGACATCCCGCTGCCGCCCGCGCTGGTCGGCCTGCTCGGCATGCTCCCGCCCCTCTGCTTCGCCGTCTTCGGCATCCTGACCCCGATGATCGCGAAGCGGCTGGGACTCGAGCGCACCGTCGTCGTGGCGCTCGCGGTGCTCGCCGCCGGGCTGCTCGGCCGCGGTCTGGCACCCGAGGCGGTCACGCTGGTCGGGGCGAGCGTGCTGGTGTTCGCCGCCGTCGGCGTCGGCAATGTGCTGCTGCCGCCGCTCGTGAAGCGGTACTTCTCGGATCGCGTGGGACTCGTGACCACGCTGTACGTGTCGATCATCTCGGTCAGCACCTTCGTGCCGCCGCTCCTCGCGGTGCCGGTGGCGGATGCCGCGGGCTGGCGCGTCTCGCTGGGCGAGTGGGCCCTGGTCGCCGTCGTCGCGCTCGTGCCGTGGATCGCGCTGCTCGTGCACCCGCGCGCGGGCGCTCCTGCGGCGATGCCCGAGGAGGCCGCCGGCGGGCAGGTGCGACGCGCGCTGCGCTCGCCGATCGCGTGGGCGCTCGCGACGATCTTCGCCGTGTCCTCGGTCAATGCGTACGTCATGTTCGCGTGGCTGCCGCGCATCGTCGTCGACGTCGCGGGGGTCACGAGCGCGCAGGCCGGAGCGCTGCTCTCGCTGTTCGCGGCGATGGGCCTGCCGGCCGCGCTGCTCGTGCCGGTCGTCGCTGCGCGCTACGACCGGGTGCGCACGCTCGTCGTCATCTCGGTGCTGGCGTTCCTGCTCGGGTACGGCGGTCTGCTGCTGGCGCCCGAGTCCGCGATCTGGCTGTGGGTCGCGCTCATCGGAACCGGCCCGCTGCTGTTCCCGCTCGCCCTCGTGCTCATCAACCTGCGCACGCGCACGCATGACGGGTCGATCGCATTGAGCGGCGTCGTGCAGTCGGTCGGCTACCTCATCGCCGCCGTCGCACCCATCGGCATCGGCCTCGTGCACGAGGCGACCGGCGGCTGGACCCTCCCGCTCGTGCTGCTCGCGGCGACCGCGGTTCCGGCCGCGATCGCCGGGTTCCTCGCGGCGCGACCCGGCTACCTCGAAGACGACCACCGCGCGCGCCGGGTATAG
- a CDS encoding sugar-binding transcriptional regulator, whose translation MDEIDELLSIRAAELYYEENKTQDEIGQALRLTRWKVGRLLAQAKQEGFIRIEILHPRARRLPIERRLRDERGLADAVVVSSAGVASAEELQARTAQAAADYLTALRPVPRTLGVSWGRTLFEISQHLRNGWATGVNVVQINGGVSLNRRPGTAAATAVGIAQKGGGSATLLPSPAILERLETKHAIESDRVVAGVIDLARSADAYLFSAGAADHTSVHVESGYLAESDVDLLVAKGAVGDVVGRYIDSDGNIVDPALDARTVGLTLDELREASLGIAVIAGRAKHAVADAVVRSGLCSVLVTDEATALHLLDG comes from the coding sequence GTGGACGAGATCGACGAACTCCTCTCGATCCGAGCGGCCGAGCTCTACTACGAGGAGAACAAGACCCAAGACGAGATCGGTCAGGCGCTGCGCCTGACCCGGTGGAAGGTCGGGCGACTCCTCGCGCAAGCCAAGCAAGAGGGCTTCATCCGCATCGAGATCCTGCATCCGCGCGCCCGGCGCCTCCCGATCGAGCGTCGCCTCCGCGACGAGCGCGGCCTCGCCGATGCCGTGGTCGTGTCCTCGGCGGGCGTCGCATCGGCCGAAGAGCTGCAGGCGCGCACCGCGCAGGCCGCGGCCGACTACCTCACGGCCCTCCGGCCGGTGCCCCGCACGCTCGGCGTCAGCTGGGGTCGCACGCTGTTCGAGATCTCGCAGCACCTGCGAAACGGGTGGGCGACCGGCGTCAACGTCGTGCAGATCAACGGCGGCGTGAGTCTCAACCGAAGGCCCGGCACCGCAGCGGCGACCGCCGTGGGCATCGCGCAGAAGGGCGGCGGCAGCGCCACCCTGCTGCCGAGCCCTGCGATCCTCGAGCGCCTCGAGACCAAGCACGCCATCGAGTCCGATCGGGTGGTCGCCGGCGTCATCGACCTCGCGCGCTCCGCCGACGCCTACCTCTTCAGCGCGGGCGCCGCCGACCACACGTCGGTGCACGTCGAGAGCGGCTACCTCGCCGAATCCGACGTCGACCTGCTCGTGGCGAAGGGCGCCGTCGGCGACGTCGTCGGCCGCTACATCGACTCCGACGGCAACATCGTCGACCCCGCCCTCGACGCGCGAACCGTCGGGCTCACGCTCGACGAGCTGCGCGAGGCATCCCTCGGCATCGCCGTGATCGCCGGCCGTGCCAAGCACGCGGTCGCCGATGCGGTCGTGCGCAGCGGCCTCTGCTCGGTGCTCGTCACCGACGAGGCGACGGCCCTTCACCTCCTCGACGGCTGA